Proteins from a single region of Anaerolineales bacterium:
- a CDS encoding peptide chain release factor 2 (programmed frameshift): MDDLVERLNSAQQEYRAYWCAFDLAHKQEELAILQKQAEQNEFWQDPEAAQKVMKKISALRQEVDDWNQVKGRIDYLLELAQLNDETLRPDITKDLEDIEKDLEHREFDVLLSGKYDRNNALLAIHSGAGGVDAQDWAEMLERMYLRWAETRGFRSEILDISEGEEAGIKSVTIAIEGPYAYGYLRPEKGVHRLVRLSQFDAAHRRHTSFALVEVLPEVDDDTDVDISPDDLRIDVYRSSGAGGQNVQKNATAVRITHIPTGIVVTCQNERSQTQNRENALRVLRSRLLEIKEEEHVAALSELRGEYTKAEWGSQIRSYVLHPYQMVKDHRTEFEVGNAQGVLNGDIDGFIEAYLRSNLDNGSK, from the exons CTGCCCAA CAAGAATACAGAGCCTACTGGTGCGCCTTTGACTTAGCCCACAAGCAAGAAGAGCTCGCAATACTTCAAAAACAGGCTGAACAAAATGAATTCTGGCAGGACCCAGAAGCTGCCCAAAAGGTGATGAAGAAGATATCTGCCTTGCGGCAGGAGGTTGATGATTGGAACCAAGTAAAAGGGCGCATCGACTACCTGCTGGAGCTGGCGCAGCTGAATGACGAAACGCTCCGCCCAGATATCACCAAAGACCTTGAAGATATCGAAAAAGACCTTGAGCATCGCGAATTCGATGTGCTCCTGTCGGGCAAGTACGACCGCAATAACGCACTGCTTGCCATCCATTCAGGCGCAGGCGGCGTGGATGCGCAGGATTGGGCTGAAATGCTCGAAAGAATGTACTTGCGCTGGGCAGAAACCAGGGGGTTTCGATCAGAGATCCTGGATATAAGTGAAGGTGAAGAAGCCGGAATAAAAAGTGTGACCATCGCAATTGAAGGTCCTTATGCTTATGGATACTTGCGACCGGAGAAAGGTGTCCACCGTCTGGTAAGGCTCTCTCAATTCGATGCGGCTCATCGCCGTCACACTTCGTTTGCCCTGGTTGAGGTGCTACCAGAAGTGGACGACGATACTGACGTTGATATCTCTCCAGACGACCTGCGTATCGATGTTTACCGCTCCTCGGGTGCTGGGGGGCAGAACGTCCAGAAGAATGCTACTGCAGTACGCATCACGCATATCCCGACCGGCATCGTCGTCACCTGCCAAAACGAGCGTTCACAGACACAAAACCGCGAGAATGCGCTGCGGGTTTTACGTTCCAGGTTGCTAGAAATAAAGGAAGAAGAACATGTGGCCGCGTTATCGGAGCTGCGGGGTGAGTATACCAAAGCCGAATGGGGCAGCCAGATTCGTTCATATGTACTGCACCCCTACCAGATGGTCAAAGATCACCGGACGGAGTTTGAAGTTGGCAATGCGCAAGGGGTGTTGAATGGTGATATCGATGGTTTTATTGAAGCCTATCTACGCTCGAACCTAGACAATGGCAGCAAATAA
- a CDS encoding 50S ribosomal protein L32, giving the protein MTPQPKRKHSSGRRDRRRAHDALANTNLVVCSNCGEMRLPHRVCPNCGHFKGREVIEIKEEKK; this is encoded by the coding sequence ATGACGCCCCAACCAAAAAGGAAGCACTCTTCTGGTAGACGTGATCGCCGGCGAGCCCATGATGCATTGGCAAATACCAACCTGGTGGTTTGCAGCAACTGCGGAGAGATGCGTTTGCCTCATCGGGTTTGCCCGAACTGCGGTCATTTCAAAGGCCGTGAAGTCATTGAAATTAAAGAAGAGAAGAAATAA
- the fabD gene encoding [acyl-carrier-protein] S-malonyltransferase: protein MNTSKIAFLFPGQGSQAVGMGRSLAQEYSAAGETFKEADEILGFPLSQIAWEGPEECLNDTINTQPALFTHSIAVLRVIQSLNLELIPSYVAGHSMGELSALVAAGAISFNDGLRLVRIRGELMKRAGDMSPGGMAAVLGLDIPTLDELCASASTETEIVQVANDNSPGQVVISGSNDALDRLQPLLENAGARRVIRLAVSIAAHSPYMSTSQQDFNQAIAATLIKNPLIPIISNVTALPMLNAEEIKADLQNQLTHRVRWTESVQYLASEGVCECYEIGSGSVLSGLVKRIDRSLAATTLGNPVDFARNQ from the coding sequence ATGAATACATCCAAGATCGCTTTCCTATTCCCCGGACAGGGCTCGCAGGCTGTCGGGATGGGTCGTAGTCTCGCCCAGGAATACTCGGCTGCAGGTGAGACATTTAAGGAAGCAGATGAAATCCTGGGCTTTCCGTTATCGCAGATCGCCTGGGAAGGGCCGGAAGAGTGTTTGAATGATACGATCAACACACAGCCAGCTTTGTTCACCCATTCGATCGCAGTTTTGCGCGTGATCCAATCCTTAAATCTTGAGCTTATCCCATCCTATGTGGCTGGCCACTCGATGGGGGAATTAAGTGCTTTGGTTGCTGCGGGTGCGATCTCCTTTAATGATGGTTTACGATTGGTCCGAATTCGCGGTGAATTGATGAAACGTGCCGGCGATATGAGCCCAGGAGGCATGGCGGCAGTATTAGGACTGGATATCCCCACACTGGATGAGCTGTGTGCTTCAGCAAGCACAGAAACGGAAATTGTACAGGTCGCCAATGATAACTCTCCCGGGCAGGTGGTCATCTCCGGTTCAAATGATGCGCTGGATCGTTTGCAACCGCTGCTCGAGAATGCCGGCGCCAGGCGGGTGATCCGTCTGGCGGTGAGTATCGCCGCACATTCGCCGTACATGTCTACTTCCCAGCAGGATTTCAACCAGGCCATTGCTGCAACACTTATCAAGAACCCCCTCATTCCGATCATCAGTAATGTAACCGCGCTGCCAATGCTCAATGCAGAAGAGATCAAGGCTGACCTGCAAAACCAGCTCACCCACCGCGTGCGCTGGACTGAATCGGTTCAATATCTTGCCTCAGAAGGCGTCTGTGAGTGCTATGAGATAGGAAGTGGCTCGGTACTTAGTGGCCTGGTAAAGAGAATTGACCGAAGCTTAGCAGCAACCACCCTGGGTAACCCTGTAGACTTTGCCAGAAATCAATAA
- a CDS encoding beta-ketoacyl-ACP reductase, protein MEGRVAIITGGARGIGRAIAEKLASRGANLVIADMLIDLAEQAAEEISQSGNTKAISAKVDVTDGKSANELVDSTIRQFGKVDILVNNAGITRDTLILRMDEADWDAVLNVNLKGVFNCSKAVVRSMMKQRYGRIVNISSVSGQAGQVGQTNYSASKAGVIGFTKALAREVASRQITVNAVAPGFIPTALTNDLSEDLKKMILTATPIGRMGTPEEVAAAVTFLASEEAAYITGQVLAVDGGMAMM, encoded by the coding sequence ATGGAAGGACGCGTGGCGATTATCACCGGAGGCGCCCGTGGGATTGGACGGGCAATTGCCGAAAAACTAGCCAGCCGCGGGGCCAATCTAGTCATTGCTGATATGCTGATTGACCTGGCAGAGCAAGCCGCGGAAGAAATTTCTCAGTCTGGCAATACCAAAGCAATCTCGGCTAAGGTGGACGTCACCGATGGAAAATCAGCCAATGAGCTAGTTGACTCAACGATCAGGCAATTCGGTAAAGTTGATATATTGGTGAACAACGCCGGCATCACCCGCGACACCTTGATTTTGCGCATGGACGAAGCCGATTGGGATGCCGTCTTGAATGTTAATCTCAAAGGTGTCTTCAATTGCTCCAAGGCAGTCGTCCGCTCCATGATGAAGCAGCGCTACGGTCGGATCGTTAACATCTCCTCAGTCTCGGGGCAGGCAGGGCAGGTTGGTCAAACCAACTATTCTGCCTCCAAGGCTGGCGTGATCGGATTCACCAAGGCTTTGGCACGCGAGGTGGCTTCCAGGCAGATCACGGTTAATGCCGTGGCCCCGGGTTTTATACCGACAGCGCTCACCAACGACCTGTCTGAAGATCTCAAGAAAATGATCTTGACCGCAACACCGATCGGCCGAATGGGGACACCCGAGGAAGTAGCAGCAGCGGTAACATTCCTGGCATCTGAAGAAGCAGCCTACATCACTGGTCAGGTCCTGGCAGTTGATGGCGGCATGGCGATGATGTAA
- the nusB gene encoding transcription antitermination factor NusB: MKPRTRARSIALQALYEIDVTGHPPGIVIEERLVDTPLENNLGEFARNIVFGIQPLIHELDEIIAKHAPEWPLDQVAIIDRNIMRIALWEIAVSNQTPLKVAINEAVELGKIYGSESTPRFVNGVLGSLALHYNDIVQHFKKLNQA; encoded by the coding sequence ATGAAACCTCGTACCAGGGCACGAAGTATTGCCCTGCAGGCACTTTACGAAATTGATGTCACCGGACACCCACCGGGTATTGTTATAGAAGAAAGATTAGTAGATACACCCCTCGAAAATAATCTGGGTGAATTTGCTCGTAATATTGTTTTTGGAATCCAACCCCTCATTCATGAGCTGGATGAAATCATCGCTAAACATGCACCTGAATGGCCTCTCGACCAGGTTGCGATTATCGATCGAAATATCATGCGGATTGCCTTGTGGGAAATTGCAGTGAGCAACCAAACACCTCTTAAAGTGGCGATCAACGAAGCTGTTGAGCTGGGGAAAATCTATGGATCAGAAAGCACACCACGTTTTGTAAACGGTGTGCTGGGTAGCCTTGCGTTGCACTATAACGATATTGTCCAGCATTTTAAGAAGTTAAATCAGGCATAA
- the tatC gene encoding twin-arginine translocase subunit TatC → MRKLLRSLWKFITAPFRFIAWVINQISSRISTSTKKIRAYFKEEESDDAPLGETLSTTIENPAALLPHLNALRKHLLRAVLAVVITTALSFIFVQPILGFLAAPMEGGIEELVAIDVTENIGTVMRVTLLSGFTLALPYIIFELWLFVAPALSVKSRVKGLIAIPAAIVLFVGGMSFAFFVMLPTALPFLFNFMGLTTQPRPSSYYNFVTTIMFWIGVTFEFPLAIYLLASLGFIKAKTLVTQWRLAIVIIAVLAAAITPTVDPVNMGLVMAPMIVLYFFSIFLAHLAQRNRETKQKEALENI, encoded by the coding sequence ATGCGAAAGCTCTTGCGTTCTCTATGGAAATTCATCACCGCACCATTTCGGTTCATCGCCTGGGTGATTAATCAGATATCTTCCAGGATAAGCACTAGCACAAAGAAAATCCGAGCCTACTTCAAGGAAGAAGAGTCCGATGATGCTCCGCTTGGAGAAACGCTGTCGACTACGATTGAGAATCCGGCGGCGTTACTGCCTCACCTAAATGCATTGCGTAAACACCTGCTTCGAGCAGTTCTGGCGGTTGTAATCACAACCGCGCTCTCATTTATCTTCGTCCAACCAATTTTAGGCTTTCTCGCTGCTCCAATGGAGGGTGGCATTGAAGAGCTGGTTGCCATCGATGTAACCGAGAATATCGGTACAGTCATGCGTGTCACCCTGCTGAGCGGCTTCACACTGGCTTTACCCTATATCATTTTTGAGCTGTGGTTGTTCGTTGCCCCAGCCTTATCCGTCAAATCAAGAGTGAAAGGACTGATCGCCATCCCAGCAGCAATTGTCCTTTTCGTGGGCGGTATGTCATTTGCGTTTTTTGTAATGCTACCTACCGCATTACCCTTCCTGTTTAACTTCATGGGATTAACCACCCAGCCTCGACCATCTTCGTACTATAATTTTGTTACAACGATCATGTTTTGGATCGGGGTGACCTTCGAGTTTCCGTTGGCGATCTATTTGCTGGCGAGCCTGGGTTTTATTAAGGCGAAAACCCTGGTAACACAATGGAGGTTGGCAATCGTCATTATTGCAGTGCTGGCAGCAGCGATTACCCCTACAGTAGACCCAGTCAATATGGGGTTGGTGATGGCCCCCATGATCGTCCTCTATTTCTTCAGCATCTTTTTAGCCCATTTAGCTCAGCGGAACCGTGAAACCAAGCAAAAGGAGGCACTGGAAAACATATAA
- a CDS encoding acetyl-CoA acetyltransferase, giving the protein MHERVAIVGVGCTGYRPTTPEQSYKEMIYEAAMRAYNDAGVDPRRDVDSFVTVAEDFHEGTSIFDEYTPDQIGGALKSVHTITGDGLHGIATAYMLIRTGQFDIVAVEGHSKASNIKTLSQITAYAQDPILNRPLKLNSHFIAGLEMNRYLFETDTALEACAAVVVKNKLNALKNPLAPYGASLTLNDVLGGPVLSWPLGIHEAAEHADGAIVMVLASEEKAEALSEKPIWILGAGWNNDSPSLEYREWGRASYIEGAAAMAYRQAGINNPLEAIDIAEVDDIYAYKELQALEALGFCSDGEAGTMTLEGYTSPESGLPVNVSGGSLGMGNLLEATGLARALEVVLQLRGEAGSHQVEDVNVGLAQSWRGVPTTSGAVLILTN; this is encoded by the coding sequence ATGCATGAACGTGTAGCCATTGTGGGAGTAGGCTGTACAGGTTACCGACCTACCACACCCGAACAGTCGTATAAGGAAATGATTTATGAAGCGGCCATGCGTGCCTATAATGATGCTGGAGTGGACCCTCGGCGCGATGTTGACAGTTTTGTCACCGTCGCAGAGGATTTTCACGAAGGAACCAGTATCTTTGACGAATACACTCCTGATCAAATCGGGGGCGCACTCAAGTCAGTGCATACCATCACGGGGGACGGCTTACATGGCATTGCCACAGCGTACATGCTGATCCGCACAGGACAATTTGATATCGTAGCCGTAGAAGGGCACAGCAAGGCTTCCAACATTAAAACACTATCTCAAATTACTGCCTATGCGCAAGACCCTATTTTAAATCGTCCTTTAAAACTCAACAGCCATTTCATTGCCGGCCTTGAGATGAACCGCTACCTATTCGAGACCGATACTGCTCTGGAAGCTTGCGCAGCAGTTGTGGTCAAGAACAAGCTCAACGCCCTGAAGAACCCCCTGGCACCCTATGGGGCTAGCCTGACCCTGAATGATGTGCTCGGTGGACCCGTGCTTTCATGGCCGCTGGGGATTCATGAAGCAGCAGAGCACGCCGATGGAGCCATCGTGATGGTGCTTGCTTCCGAAGAAAAAGCGGAAGCACTGTCGGAAAAACCGATCTGGATCCTGGGAGCTGGTTGGAACAACGACTCGCCCTCCCTGGAATACCGCGAGTGGGGCCGGGCATCGTATATCGAAGGTGCAGCTGCGATGGCATACCGCCAGGCTGGCATCAACAATCCGCTTGAAGCCATTGATATCGCCGAGGTGGATGACATCTACGCGTATAAAGAGCTGCAAGCCCTGGAAGCATTGGGTTTCTGCAGTGACGGTGAAGCAGGGACAATGACCCTCGAAGGGTACACCAGCCCAGAGAGTGGCTTACCGGTTAATGTATCGGGAGGTAGCCTGGGCATGGGCAATCTTCTGGAGGCTACCGGCCTGGCACGCGCTCTTGAAGTCGTTCTCCAATTGCGTGGGGAAGCCGGTTCACACCAGGTTGAAGACGTAAACGTTGGGCTGGCACAATCGTGGCGTGGCGTGCCGACCACCAGCGGCGCAGTCTTGATCCTCACCAACTAG
- a CDS encoding acetyl-CoA acetyltransferase (Catalyzes the synthesis of acetoacetyl coenzyme A from two molecules of acetyl coenzyme A. It can also act as a thiolase, catalyzing the reverse reaction and generating two-carbon units from the four-carbon product of fatty acid oxidation) translates to MGMRKVAVVGAGMTKFMRRAQETPKELTWEATHMALESCEMTMDDIEGVCFGTAPDAFDGVHLNGEYVSDAAGGWGKPYMRSYVGGGTGVFVPIQGWYHVASGLFDVVMVVAEEKMSSYYPHAQAAFLTIFDHTTERPLKPNLLWIFALEMNRYMTTYGISKADIAQVAVQHKRNAADHPCALLGDANITLKDILDSEVLAWPVQRFDVSPVSDGAVAVILAAEHIAKRITDKPVWIEGVGWHLDTSYWTNRDLAYPRYVEYAARMAYDMAGIKEPRKEINIVEPYDPFDYKALHHLEGLQLADRGQAAQLYTDGIAARTGNMPVCPSGGLLGVGNPIAAAGLMKIAELFWQLRGEAGARQVPGSPKRGLAQAWGDLMQVGTVVIMGR, encoded by the coding sequence ATGGGAATGAGAAAAGTAGCCGTTGTTGGTGCTGGTATGACAAAATTTATGCGGCGTGCCCAGGAAACGCCGAAAGAGCTTACCTGGGAAGCCACCCATATGGCGCTCGAGTCGTGTGAGATGACCATGGACGATATCGAAGGAGTGTGCTTCGGCACAGCCCCAGATGCGTTCGACGGAGTTCACCTCAATGGAGAGTACGTCTCTGACGCTGCTGGGGGATGGGGAAAGCCCTACATGCGTTCCTACGTAGGAGGTGGGACGGGTGTGTTTGTGCCCATCCAGGGTTGGTACCATGTTGCTTCCGGCCTGTTTGATGTGGTGATGGTGGTTGCGGAAGAGAAGATGTCTTCCTACTATCCACACGCGCAGGCTGCTTTCTTGACGATTTTCGACCATACCACAGAACGACCGCTGAAGCCTAACCTGCTGTGGATTTTCGCCCTGGAGATGAACCGCTACATGACCACCTACGGTATTTCCAAAGCGGATATCGCCCAGGTAGCGGTTCAGCATAAACGGAATGCTGCTGACCACCCTTGCGCCTTGCTGGGGGATGCAAATATTACCTTGAAGGACATCCTCGACTCGGAGGTGCTGGCCTGGCCAGTTCAGCGCTTCGATGTGAGCCCGGTCTCGGATGGAGCGGTGGCAGTCATCCTGGCTGCAGAGCACATCGCCAAACGAATTACGGATAAGCCGGTGTGGATCGAAGGGGTTGGCTGGCACCTGGATACATCGTATTGGACCAACCGTGACCTGGCCTACCCGCGCTATGTGGAATATGCAGCGCGCATGGCTTACGACATGGCTGGAATCAAAGAGCCACGCAAGGAAATCAATATAGTTGAGCCTTACGACCCATTCGATTATAAAGCCCTGCACCATCTGGAAGGTCTCCAGCTGGCAGACCGGGGCCAGGCAGCCCAGTTATACACCGATGGGATCGCTGCCCGGACGGGCAACATGCCGGTCTGCCCATCGGGCGGGTTATTGGGTGTGGGTAACCCGATTGCAGCCGCAGGACTGATGAAGATTGCCGAGCTATTTTGGCAGCTACGCGGTGAGGCGGGTGCCAGGCAGGTACCCGGATCGCCAAAGCGCGGTCTAGCTCAGGCCTGGGGCGATCTAATGCAAGTCGGCACCGTAGTCATCATGGGTCGATGA
- a CDS encoding DNA-binding protein yields the protein MTAKIKEFPGISLSEQDFEDGKILYNFDKLNGIFAWDTGVGIGTYLASLKQGVILGSHCPSCRKIVVPPRTICEWCYRPMDEYIPLKDTGTVNTFSLCHITWDMKRIKDPEIPAVIEIDGASPLHGIMHMLGEVDPQEVKIGMRVKAVWKPPRDRVGSINDILYFKPIKEG from the coding sequence ATGACTGCAAAAATCAAGGAATTTCCAGGAATTTCATTAAGTGAACAGGATTTCGAAGACGGGAAGATCCTATACAACTTTGATAAACTAAATGGCATCTTCGCCTGGGATACTGGGGTTGGGATTGGTACATATTTGGCGTCACTCAAGCAAGGCGTGATCCTGGGGAGCCATTGCCCAAGCTGCCGAAAAATTGTGGTGCCGCCCCGAACCATCTGCGAATGGTGCTACCGGCCCATGGATGAGTACATACCTCTTAAAGACACAGGCACGGTGAATACTTTCTCCCTATGCCACATCACCTGGGACATGAAACGTATCAAGGACCCGGAGATCCCAGCGGTGATCGAAATCGATGGGGCATCACCATTGCACGGGATCATGCATATGCTGGGTGAAGTGGACCCCCAGGAAGTAAAGATCGGCATGCGTGTCAAGGCCGTCTGGAAGCCTCCCCGGGATAGGGTTGGCTCGATCAACGATATCCTGTACTTCAAGCCCATCAAGGAGGGATGA
- a CDS encoding nucleic acid-binding protein codes for MNMTLLHRGPNAPAAWNGELPVVNRYTYGLAGEKFFRAIKEEGSILGTYCPNCDITYVPGTIYCERCLGKLDEWVDVGTIGDVVTFTLLNISLDGTPLDKPEIIAFIRLGDGGLIHRLVGIDPEQVEIGLMVEAVFKPKSKRTGSIEDIRFFKPA; via the coding sequence ATGAATATGACTCTCTTACACCGAGGTCCAAATGCGCCTGCGGCATGGAATGGTGAGCTGCCGGTGGTCAACCGTTATACCTACGGCCTGGCTGGCGAGAAGTTCTTCCGTGCTATAAAGGAAGAGGGTAGCATCCTGGGTACCTACTGCCCAAACTGCGATATCACCTATGTACCCGGAACGATCTATTGTGAACGCTGCCTGGGTAAATTAGATGAGTGGGTGGATGTAGGCACGATTGGAGATGTAGTAACCTTTACCTTGTTGAATATTAGCCTGGATGGGACACCACTGGATAAGCCAGAGATCATCGCGTTCATCCGCCTGGGAGATGGAGGGCTGATCCACCGCCTGGTCGGGATCGATCCAGAACAAGTTGAGATCGGATTGATGGTCGAAGCAGTGTTCAAACCAAAGTCGAAACGAACCGGCTCAATCGAGGACATTCGCTTTTTCAAGCCGGCATAA
- a CDS encoding 2-oxoglutarate ferredoxin oxidoreductase subunit beta, translating to MTDQTTQLARGQVNQVGLTKNDYRGNPSSLCQGCGHNSISSQIIAACYEMNIVPEKIVKFSGIGCSSKSPFYFLNRSFGFNGLHGRMPSLATGALFGDISLHGIGVSGDGDTASIGMGQFKHIVRRNVPMVYIVENNGVYGLTKGQFSATADEGLELKKQGTNPYLPVDIAWEALVGHATFVARSFAGDPKQVKELIKAALSHKGIAILDIISPCVTFNNQDTAVHSYSWGKEHEVALHDLSYVPPAEEIMVDYEDGQLKEVTMHDGSTILLKKLERDYDPTNRAEAMRVLEESNKDCCLITGLIYIDETQPTLIELYNLPAEPLNRLPEERLRPARETMEKLNALMF from the coding sequence ATGACAGATCAAACAACCCAATTAGCACGTGGCCAGGTGAACCAGGTTGGCCTGACCAAGAACGATTATCGAGGCAACCCCAGCTCGTTATGCCAGGGTTGCGGGCATAACTCCATTTCAAGCCAGATCATCGCGGCTTGTTATGAAATGAATATCGTTCCTGAAAAAATAGTCAAATTTAGTGGAATTGGCTGCTCGAGCAAGAGCCCATTTTATTTCCTGAACCGGTCATTCGGTTTCAACGGGCTGCACGGGCGTATGCCTTCCCTGGCCACGGGTGCCTTGTTTGGTGATATCTCACTGCATGGTATTGGCGTTAGCGGTGACGGCGACACTGCCAGCATCGGTATGGGCCAATTCAAGCACATCGTCCGCCGGAATGTCCCCATGGTTTACATTGTTGAGAACAACGGCGTGTACGGACTCACCAAAGGCCAGTTCTCCGCCACAGCTGATGAAGGCCTGGAGCTAAAGAAGCAAGGCACCAATCCCTACCTTCCTGTGGACATTGCCTGGGAAGCATTGGTAGGTCATGCTACCTTCGTAGCCCGCTCCTTCGCCGGCGATCCGAAGCAGGTCAAGGAGCTGATCAAGGCTGCACTCAGCCATAAGGGTATCGCCATATTGGATATCATTAGCCCATGTGTCACCTTTAATAACCAGGATACTGCTGTGCATTCTTACTCCTGGGGTAAGGAGCACGAGGTAGCTCTTCATGACTTATCGTATGTGCCACCTGCAGAAGAGATCATGGTCGATTATGAAGATGGTCAGCTTAAAGAAGTGACCATGCACGATGGCTCGACGATCTTATTAAAGAAGCTTGAGCGTGATTATGACCCCACAAATCGTGCGGAAGCCATGCGCGTGCTCGAGGAATCAAACAAAGACTGCTGCCTGATCACTGGCCTCATCTATATTGATGAAACCCAGCCAACCCTAATTGAGCTTTACAACCTGCCGGCTGAGCCGCTCAACCGCCTACCGGAAGAGCGCCTTCGCCCTGCACGAGAGACGATGGAAAAGCTGAACGCATTGATGTTCTAA